Proteins encoded within one genomic window of Arachis ipaensis cultivar K30076 chromosome B08, Araip1.1, whole genome shotgun sequence:
- the LOC107613493 gene encoding mannose-specific lectin alpha chain codes for MGVSFNLHKFVPNNSKEIKFQGDATITDHNVIRLTNLDSDGNPLGNRVGRVLFSDPVHLYDHSGFRAGFETTFVFRISKPYNSEFAPGPGDGLAFFIANSNTEIPPESSGKFLGLFNDASDKIVAVEFDTFSNFEIGDPSYPHIGININSIRSSAVGYWNWHDGAVTTAKITYNSALKRITVSVSTYLDNQPDTLTYDVDLSTKLPEKVAVGLSASTGQYSQNTEILSWTFKSN; via the coding sequence ATGGGTGTCTCATTTAACTTGCACAAATTTGTTCCTAATAACTCCAAGGAGATCAAATTCCAAGGAGATGCAACCATTACCGATCACAATGTCATTCGACTCACCAACTTGGACAGCGATGGCAACCCACTAGGAAACAGAGTTGGCCGAGTTTTGTTCTCTGACCCTGTGCACCTGTACGACCACAGTGGTTTCCGAGCAGGCTTTGAAACTACCTTCGTCTTTCGCATCTCAAAACCTTACAATAGTGAATTTGCTCCCGGACCTGGTGACGGTCTTGCCTTCTTCATTGCTAATTCCAACACTGAAATTCCACCTGAATCTTCTGGGAAGTTTCTCGGCCTCTTTAACGATGCATCTGACAAGATTGTTGCTGTTGAATTTGATACCTTTTCCAATTTCGAGATTGGGGATCCTAGTTATCCCCACATCGGAATTAATATCAACTCTATCAGGTCATCAGCTGTTGGTTACTGGAACTGGCATGATGGAGCTGTAACCACTGCAAAGATAACATATAACTCTGCCCTTAAGAGGATAACCGTCAGTGTTTCTACATATCTCGACAACCAACCTGACACTCTTACTTACGACGTCGACTTGAGCactaagcttcctgaaaaggttGCGGTAGGGCTATCTGCTTCTACTGGGCAATACTCGCAAAATACTGAGATCCTATCTTGGACTTTTAAGTCCAACTGA
- the LOC107611582 gene encoding DNA-directed RNA polymerase I subunit 2-like produces the protein MGRKSGKSSQTPRMFRRSNINKFGCTLDADGLPHVGQFIRPDEPYCSIYNTERSSVQTLRKKGTEPVYVDYVAVDVKNKKDLQKVNIRFRQPRNPIIGDKFSSRHGQKGVCSQLWPDIDMPFCGTTGMRPDLIINPHAFPSRMTIAMLLESVAAKGGSLHGEFVDATPFRGSVNKNDEFCSRSKFFYCSPSDRAPSTHSGGHISGVESSPER, from the exons ATGGGTAGAAAGTCAGGCAAGTCAAGCCAAACCCCAAGAATGTTCAGAAGAAGCAACATAAACAAATTTGGTTGTACGCTTGATGCAGATGGCCTTCCACATGTTGGCCAG TTCATACGACCCGATGAACCCTACTGTAGCATTTATAATACAGAAAGGAGTTCTGTGCAAACCTTAAGAAAGAAGGGTACGGAACCTGTTTATGTTGATTATGTTGCTGTTGATGTCAAAAACAAGAAGGATCTTCAGAAG GTCAACATACGGTTCCGACAGCCTCGGAATCCTATCATTGGTGATAAATTTAGTAGTAGGCATGGGCAAAAAGGTGTTTGCTCTCAGTTGTGGCCAGACATTGATATGCCATTTTGTGGAACTACGGGGATGCGCCCAGATCTCATAATCAATCCGCATGCATTTCCTTCCAGAATGACAATTGCAATGCTTTTGGAGTCTGTTGCTGCTAAG GGAGGCAGCTTACATGGAGAATTTGTAGATGCAACTCCATTTCGTGGTTCAGTGAATAAAAATGAtgaattt TGCTCAAGATCCAAATTTTTCTATTGTAGTCCTTCAGATAGAGCTCCGAGTACTCATAGTGGTGGGCATATTTCTGGTGTTGAGTCATCACCGGAACGCTGA
- the LOC107613492 gene encoding mannose-specific lectin alpha chain has product MGVSFNLHKFVPNNSKEIKFQGDATITDHNVIRLTNLDSDGNPLGNRVGRVLFSDPVHLYDHSGFRAGFETTFVFRISKPYNSEFAPGPGDGLAFFIANANTEIPPESSGKFLGLFNDASDKIVAVEFDTFSNFEIGDPSYPHIGININSIRSSAVGYWNWHDGAVTTAKITYNSALKRITVSVSTYLDNQPDTLTYDVDLSTKLPEKVAVGLSASTGQYSQNTEILSWTFKSN; this is encoded by the coding sequence ATGGGTGTCTCATTTAACTTGCACAAATTTGTTCCTAATAACTCCAAGGAGATCAAATTCCAAGGAGATGCAACCATTACCGATCACAATGTCATTCGACTCACCAACTTGGACAGCGATGGCAACCCACTAGGAAACAGAGTTGGCCGAGTTTTATTCTCTGACCCTGTGCACCTGTACGACCACAGTGGTTTCCGAGCAGGCTTTGAAACTACCTTCGTCTTTCGCATCTCAAAACCCTACAATAGTGAATTTGCTCCCGGACCTGGTGACGGTCTTGCCTTCTTCATTGCTAATGCCAACACTGAAATTCCACCTGAATCTTCTGGGAAGTTTCTCGGCCTCTTTAACGATGCATCTGACAAGATTGTTGCTGTTGAATTTGATACCTTTTCCAATTTCGAGATTGGGGATCCTAGTTATCCCCACATCGGAATTAATATCAACTCTATCAGGTCATCAGCTGTTGGTTACTGGAACTGGCATGATGGAGCTGTAACCACTGCAAAGATAACATATAACTCTGCCCTTAAGAGGATAACCGTCAGTGTTTCTACATATCTCGACAACCAACCTGACACTCTTACTTACGACGTCGACTTGAGCactaagcttcctgaaaaggttGCGGTAGGGCTATCTGCTTCTACTGGGCAATACTCGCAAAATACTGAGATCCTATCTTGGACTTTTAAGTCCAACTGA